In one Streptomyces marincola genomic region, the following are encoded:
- a CDS encoding glucuronyl esterase domain-containing protein produces MRLPRYRPRAWAAAACVALAGLAATTLTPQAGAAGAAATTVRVAPASEDDGADCPVPDPGQSPATSLLPDPFTRLDGTRVTDRSDWRCRRAEIRELAERTVYGQKPGAPASVTGTVSRTGITVNVSDQGRSASFSASVELPSGTGPFPAVVVLGGFGADTAAIKAAGAAVINFDPYAVGREGTPRNNKQGAFYSLYGASSSTGLLMAWSWGVSRIIDVVERSDGSLLRAEATGVTGCSRFGKGAFVAGAFDQRIALTMPIESGTAGAPILRGIPGESGAQPLSSAYSEQPWFGDAFGSYTGDPARLPVDTHEIVGMVAPRGLFIMENPHVDWLGARSGSVAARGGAEVYKALGAGNNISYWSDVQDGTHCASRSEWRGPLQQHIRAFLLGSGEGPGLFRVAASKSGDLSAWRNWQTPVLTDDGGGGDDGGGGDDGGGGDDGGGGDDGGTTDACVASHRTVSTWAGGHQSEVTVRNVRTGPLNGWSVGMTLPPGQSVANLWNGVSTGTSGAITVRNTAWNGAIPAGGTVTFGFVATGGSAAPGTLTCTGTGA; encoded by the coding sequence ATGCGCTTACCCCGATACCGGCCCCGTGCCTGGGCAGCCGCGGCCTGCGTGGCCCTGGCGGGCCTGGCGGCCACCACCCTCACCCCCCAGGCGGGCGCCGCCGGCGCCGCCGCGACCACCGTCCGGGTCGCGCCCGCGAGCGAGGACGACGGCGCCGACTGCCCCGTCCCCGACCCGGGCCAGTCGCCCGCCACCTCCCTGCTGCCCGACCCGTTCACGCGGCTGGACGGCACGCGCGTGACCGACCGGTCCGACTGGCGGTGCCGGCGGGCGGAGATCAGGGAACTGGCCGAGCGCACCGTCTACGGGCAGAAGCCCGGCGCGCCCGCGAGCGTCACCGGCACGGTCTCCAGGACCGGCATCACCGTGAACGTCTCGGACCAGGGCAGGAGCGCCAGTTTCTCGGCGAGCGTGGAACTGCCGAGCGGCACCGGGCCGTTCCCCGCCGTCGTCGTGCTCGGCGGGTTCGGCGCCGACACGGCCGCCATCAAGGCGGCCGGTGCCGCCGTCATCAACTTCGACCCCTACGCGGTGGGCAGGGAGGGCACGCCGAGGAACAACAAGCAGGGCGCGTTCTACAGCCTCTACGGCGCGTCGAGCAGCACCGGCCTGCTGATGGCCTGGTCCTGGGGCGTGAGCCGGATCATCGACGTCGTCGAACGCTCCGACGGCAGCCTGCTGCGGGCGGAGGCGACCGGCGTCACCGGGTGTTCGCGGTTCGGCAAGGGCGCGTTCGTGGCCGGCGCGTTCGACCAGCGCATCGCGCTGACCATGCCGATCGAGTCGGGAACGGCGGGCGCGCCGATCCTGCGCGGGATTCCGGGCGAGTCCGGCGCCCAGCCGCTGAGCAGCGCGTACTCGGAGCAGCCGTGGTTCGGCGACGCGTTCGGCTCGTACACGGGCGACCCGGCCAGGCTGCCCGTCGACACCCACGAGATCGTCGGCATGGTGGCGCCGCGCGGGCTGTTCATCATGGAGAACCCGCACGTCGACTGGCTGGGCGCCAGGTCCGGGAGCGTGGCCGCGCGGGGCGGGGCCGAGGTCTACAAGGCGCTCGGCGCCGGGAACAACATCAGCTACTGGTCCGACGTCCAGGACGGCACCCACTGCGCCTCCAGGTCCGAGTGGCGGGGCCCGCTGCAACAGCACATCCGGGCGTTCCTGCTCGGTTCGGGCGAGGGGCCCGGCCTGTTCCGGGTCGCCGCGAGCAAGTCGGGCGACCTGTCCGCCTGGCGGAACTGGCAGACCCCCGTCCTGACCGACGACGGCGGCGGCGGTGACGACGGCGGCGGTGGCGACGACGGCGGCGGCGGTGACGACGGAGGCGGCGGTGATGACGGCGGCACCACCGACGCCTGCGTCGCCAGCCACAGGACGGTCAGCACCTGGGCCGGCGGCCACCAGAGCGAGGTGACGGTGCGCAACGTCCGCACCGGCCCGCTGAACGGCTGGTCCGTCGGCATGACCCTGCCGCCCGGCCAGAGCGTCGCGAACC
- a CDS encoding ABC transporter substrate-binding protein: MTPRRAATALAASGLLLTACGADVESGEGPDSETTTVARCGEEVEYRLPQRAVVYEAGSADKMFALGLTDHVRGYVMPPANPPVEESPWAAEYAEVDMLSDDLLNRELVVDAEADFVVAGWRSGFSEERGITPEILDGLGIQSFMHSETCYNYPGHPVEFDPFEGLYRDLELLGEIFGVEDRATEVVAGLRERVAAVEESVPEGPRPRVFVYDSGTDQPFTSGNQAPPDEIISIAGGENVFSDLTERWTSVGWEAVVRAEPDVIVVLEYQDRPAEEKIEFLRTSPVTRDLPAVRAGNFHILDYNEAISGPRIVDGAEGLAEYLRTLPPASS, encoded by the coding sequence ATGACACCTCGCCGTGCGGCCACCGCACTCGCCGCCTCGGGCCTGCTGCTGACCGCGTGCGGCGCGGACGTGGAATCGGGCGAAGGCCCGGACTCGGAGACGACGACCGTCGCGCGCTGCGGCGAGGAGGTGGAGTACCGGCTGCCGCAGCGCGCGGTGGTCTACGAGGCCGGCAGCGCCGACAAGATGTTCGCGCTCGGGCTGACCGACCACGTGCGGGGCTACGTCATGCCGCCGGCCAATCCCCCGGTGGAGGAGTCGCCCTGGGCCGCGGAGTACGCGGAGGTCGACATGCTCAGCGACGACCTGCTCAACCGGGAACTGGTCGTGGACGCCGAGGCCGACTTCGTGGTGGCGGGCTGGCGGTCCGGGTTCAGCGAAGAGCGCGGCATCACGCCCGAGATCCTGGACGGCCTGGGCATCCAGAGCTTCATGCACAGCGAGACCTGCTACAACTACCCGGGCCACCCGGTGGAGTTCGACCCCTTCGAGGGGCTCTACCGGGACCTGGAGCTGCTGGGCGAGATCTTCGGGGTCGAGGACCGCGCGACGGAGGTCGTCGCGGGGCTGCGCGAACGGGTCGCCGCCGTCGAGGAGAGCGTGCCCGAGGGCCCGCGCCCGCGGGTGTTCGTCTACGACTCGGGCACCGACCAGCCGTTCACCTCGGGCAACCAGGCGCCGCCCGACGAGATCATCAGCATCGCGGGCGGCGAGAACGTGTTCTCCGACCTCACCGAGCGCTGGACCAGCGTCGGTTGGGAGGCCGTCGTGCGGGCCGAGCCGGATGTCATCGTCGTCCTCGAATACCAGGACCGCCCGGCCGAGGAGAAGATCGAGTTCCTGCGCACCTCGCCCGTCACGCGCGACCTGCCCGCCGTGCGCGCGGGCAACTTCCACATCCTCGACTACAACGAGGCCATCAGCGGTCCGCGCATCGTCGACGGCGCGGAGGGGCTCGCCGAGTACCTCCGCACCCTCCCGCCGGCCTCCTCGTAG